One part of the Sneathia vaginalis genome encodes these proteins:
- a CDS encoding ABC transporter ATP-binding protein, translating into MILKLENVSKRYGHETIFSNLSFEVKKGEIFSIVGRSGIGKSTIAKIILGIIKPSSGKILFENKDLNLRKISDIQMIFQDPYSALNEEMTVNEILSEPLIVNKQKDISKRVDEMLEFLKLTHFKDRYPSELSGGQRQRVIVGAAMILKPKLVICDEPIASLDLTIQEQIIELIKFFNEKYMTTFIFISHDLQIVKKISNTILKMEEHI; encoded by the coding sequence ATGATTTTAAAACTAGAAAATGTGTCAAAAAGATACGGTCATGAAACTATATTTTCAAACCTATCTTTTGAAGTAAAAAAAGGCGAAATTTTTTCTATAGTCGGTAGATCTGGTATTGGAAAATCCACCATTGCAAAAATTATATTAGGTATTATTAAGCCTAGTTCTGGTAAAATTCTATTTGAGAATAAAGACCTTAATTTACGCAAAATATCTGATATACAGATGATTTTTCAAGATCCATATAGTGCACTAAATGAAGAAATGACTGTTAATGAGATTTTATCTGAGCCATTAATAGTTAATAAGCAGAAAGATATTTCTAAAAGAGTTGATGAAATGTTAGAATTTTTAAAATTAACTCATTTTAAAGATAGATATCCTAGTGAACTATCTGGTGGTCAAAGACAAAGAGTTATAGTCGGTGCTGCTATGATATTAAAACCAAAACTTGTAATTTGTGATGAGCCTATAGCTTCTCTTGATTTAACTATACAAGAGCAAATCATAGAATTAATAAAGTTTTTTAATGAAAAATATATGACAACATTTATTTTCATATCGCACGACTTACAAATAGTAAAAAAGATTTCAAACACAATATTAAAAATGGAGGAACATATATGA
- a CDS encoding ribose-phosphate pyrophosphokinase: MKEHEIKIFAGTSSAKLASKIADKLGTKLGDRDIISFADGETFVKANCTVRGCKVFVVQSTSKPVNQSLMELLVFIDSLKRASASEIIAVIPYYGYARQDRKASPREPITAKLVADLLTTAGATRVVTMDLHAKQIQGFFDIPVDHMEALPIFAKYFINQGFTPNDTVVVSPDVGGVKRARNLATWLHTPLAIIDKRRPQANVCEVMNIIGNVEGKKAIIIDDIIDTAGTICNAAVALKEAGATEVYACATHPVFSGQAVQRLKDSAFKKIIVTDSIQLKEEQLFDKLSIVSASTMFAETIHRIYNEEPISDLFALPHDIDESNE, from the coding sequence ATGAAAGAACACGAAATAAAAATTTTTGCTGGTACATCTAGTGCTAAACTTGCAAGTAAAATAGCCGATAAATTGGGTACTAAGCTTGGTGATAGAGATATCATAAGTTTCGCTGATGGAGAAACTTTTGTTAAAGCCAATTGCACTGTTAGAGGTTGTAAAGTATTCGTAGTGCAATCAACTTCAAAACCAGTAAATCAAAGTTTAATGGAATTATTAGTGTTTATAGACTCATTAAAAAGAGCTTCTGCTTCTGAAATAATAGCAGTTATTCCATACTATGGTTACGCAAGACAAGATAGAAAAGCTAGTCCTCGTGAACCAATCACAGCTAAATTAGTAGCAGATTTATTAACAACCGCTGGAGCAACAAGAGTTGTTACAATGGATTTACACGCAAAACAAATACAAGGATTCTTCGATATACCAGTTGATCATATGGAAGCTTTACCTATATTTGCAAAGTATTTTATAAACCAAGGATTTACGCCTAACGATACTGTAGTTGTATCTCCAGACGTTGGTGGAGTTAAAAGAGCAAGAAATCTTGCTACATGGCTACATACACCACTTGCCATAATAGACAAACGTAGACCACAAGCTAATGTTTGTGAAGTAATGAATATTATAGGTAACGTTGAAGGTAAAAAAGCAATAATAATAGATGATATAATCGATACAGCTGGTACTATATGTAACGCTGCTGTTGCACTAAAAGAAGCTGGTGCTACTGAAGTTTATGCATGTGCTACTCACCCAGTATTCTCTGGACAAGCTGTACAAAGACTAAAAGATTCTGCTTTTAAAAAGATTATTGTAACTGATTCAATTCAATTAAAAGAAGAACAATTATTTGATAAATTATCTATAGTTTCTGCTAGCACTATGTTTGCTGAAACTATACATAGAATATATAATGAAGAACCTATAAGCGACCTATTTGCTCTTCCTCATGATATAGATGAATCAAATGAATAA
- a CDS encoding glycoside hydrolase family 10 protein, translating into MKNKIKILSSIGILMFLMSCSTTKPDLVEIVGKRKTENISNLENNRILNDKELESKVFDRKYRNVNKNLRGVWVSTAFNLDFPHTTPYNMQKQKEEIDEIVANTKKWGLNAIFLQVKPFDSVIYPSKEHPFDKSITGYKGADPGYDVLQYFITKAHENGIELHAWLNPYRATPTTDLSKVSSKNVANLHKDWVFSYGGKYYLNPAKREVVERLYKNIEEIVKNYDVDGLHLDDYFYPYPYNGEKLPEFDRKEFEAQNKYATIGDFRRANVDELIKNLSVSVHKIKPRLSFGISPFGIYRNISSDERGSFTSGLQTYDTLYADVVKWMENGWIDYVAPQIYWKIGNKAADYATLVNWWSNISRKTDTPLYIGEGVYKEDTWPKGEIKRHGEFRKKTPNVDGYILFRYGVLKKNPSIVEDIR; encoded by the coding sequence ATGAAAAATAAAATAAAAATTTTATCTTCAATAGGGATATTAATGTTTTTAATGTCTTGTTCTACAACAAAACCTGATTTAGTAGAAATAGTAGGAAAAAGAAAAACAGAAAATATTTCTAATTTAGAAAATAATAGAATATTAAATGATAAAGAATTAGAAAGTAAGGTATTTGACAGAAAGTATAGAAATGTTAATAAGAATTTAAGAGGTGTGTGGGTTAGTACAGCATTTAATCTAGATTTTCCACATACAACTCCATATAATATGCAAAAACAAAAAGAAGAAATAGATGAAATAGTAGCAAATACAAAAAAATGGGGATTAAATGCAATATTCCTACAAGTTAAACCTTTTGATTCTGTAATATACCCATCAAAAGAACATCCATTTGATAAAAGTATAACAGGGTATAAGGGAGCAGATCCTGGTTATGATGTATTACAATATTTCATAACTAAAGCACATGAAAATGGAATAGAACTACATGCATGGTTAAATCCATACAGAGCAACTCCTACAACAGACTTATCTAAAGTTTCTAGTAAAAATGTAGCTAATTTACACAAGGATTGGGTATTTAGTTATGGTGGAAAATATTATCTAAATCCAGCTAAAAGAGAAGTTGTTGAAAGATTATACAAAAATATAGAAGAAATTGTTAAAAACTATGATGTAGATGGACTACATTTAGATGACTACTTCTATCCTTACCCATATAATGGTGAAAAATTACCAGAATTTGATAGAAAAGAATTTGAAGCACAAAATAAATATGCAACAATAGGAGATTTTAGAAGGGCAAATGTCGATGAATTAATAAAGAATTTATCAGTTTCAGTACATAAAATAAAGCCAAGACTATCATTTGGTATAAGCCCATTTGGAATTTACAGAAATATTTCTAGTGATGAAAGAGGATCATTTACATCTGGACTTCAAACATATGATACACTATACGCAGATGTAGTTAAATGGATGGAAAATGGATGGATAGATTATGTAGCACCACAAATATATTGGAAAATTGGAAACAAAGCAGCCGATTACGCTACATTAGTTAATTGGTGGTCAAACATTTCAAGAAAAACTGATACTCCTTTATACATAGGAGAAGGTGTATATAAAGAAGATACATGGCCAAAAGGTGAAATTAAAAGACATGGAGAATTTAGAAAGAAAACTCCTAATGTAGATGGATACATACTATTTAGATATGGAGTACTTAAGAAAAACCCTAGTATAGTAGAGGATATACGATAA
- the tpx gene encoding thiol peroxidase encodes MKVEFLGNPVTLTGTKLKVDDDFPDFRLIDSNFNKVTLNKTHGKRIFLTIPSLVTDTCSTEISKFKNYLKDKGITCYIISLDLPFVFTKLYTNINENIHFLSDVKYKNYGKATGTYIKELGILTRSVIIVDENNKVIYTEYLHEVSDEPDYENALKFI; translated from the coding sequence ATGAAAGTAGAATTTTTGGGTAACCCTGTTACATTAACAGGCACAAAATTAAAAGTTGATGATGATTTCCCAGATTTCAGATTAATTGATAGTAATTTTAATAAAGTAACTTTAAATAAAACGCATGGAAAAAGAATTTTTTTAACTATCCCGTCGCTTGTTACAGATACATGTTCTACTGAAATATCAAAATTTAAAAATTATCTTAAAGATAAAGGGATTACGTGCTATATTATATCGCTTGATTTACCATTTGTATTTACAAAGCTTTATACTAATATAAATGAAAATATACACTTTTTAAGTGATGTAAAGTACAAGAACTACGGAAAGGCTACTGGAACATATATTAAAGAATTAGGTATTTTAACTCGTTCAGTAATAATAGTTGATGAAAACAATAAGGTTATATATACAGAATACCTACACGAAGTATCTGATGAACCTGACTATGAAAATGCTCTTAAATTCATTTAA
- a CDS encoding L-lactate dehydrogenase yields MSMRKTNKVSIIGAGFVGSATTLAVAESGLASHIVLVDINKDKAQGEALDIAHGAAFMKSVEITAGDYKDTADSDIVIITAGAGQKPGETRLDLIGKNLSIFKQMVPKIVRYSPNSILLVVANPVDVLTYFTYKLSGFPATRVIGSGTVLDTSRLKYTLSQIFDIDAKSVHGYMIGEHGDSEFPVWSALSIGPLSIDEYCKRENVELNELKESVTNSVKNAAYEIINKKGYTNYAIGISVRRIVEAILRDEKSILTISTYNPISDVYYSVPNIVGRQGQIMKICPDLNEEETQKLDASKKILKETIDGFSL; encoded by the coding sequence ATGAGTATGAGAAAAACAAACAAAGTATCAATTATAGGAGCAGGATTCGTTGGATCTGCTACTACATTAGCAGTTGCTGAATCAGGGCTTGCATCTCACATTGTACTTGTAGACATTAACAAGGATAAGGCACAAGGAGAAGCTTTAGATATTGCACATGGTGCTGCATTTATGAAATCTGTTGAAATAACAGCAGGTGACTACAAAGATACTGCTGATTCTGATATAGTAATTATTACAGCAGGTGCTGGTCAAAAACCTGGTGAAACAAGACTAGATCTTATTGGTAAAAACTTATCAATATTTAAGCAAATGGTTCCTAAGATTGTTAGATACTCACCTAACAGTATCCTATTAGTAGTTGCAAATCCAGTAGACGTTTTAACTTACTTTACATACAAGTTATCAGGTTTCCCTGCAACTAGAGTTATAGGTAGTGGTACAGTTCTTGATACTTCAAGATTAAAATATACACTTTCACAAATTTTTGATATAGATGCTAAAAGTGTTCATGGTTACATGATAGGTGAACATGGTGACAGTGAATTTCCAGTATGGTCTGCATTAAGTATTGGTCCTTTATCTATAGACGAATATTGTAAACGTGAAAATGTTGAATTAAATGAATTAAAAGAATCAGTAACTAATAGCGTTAAAAATGCTGCATATGAAATAATTAATAAAAAGGGATATACTAACTATGCAATAGGAATATCTGTTAGAAGAATAGTTGAAGCAATATTAAGAGATGAAAAATCTATCTTAACTATTTCTACTTACAACCCTATTAGTGATGTTTACTACTCAGTACCTAATATAGTAGGTAGACAAGGTCAAATAATGAAGATTTGTCCTGATTTAAACGAAGAAGAAACTCAAAAATTAGATGCATCTAAAAAAATATTAAAAGAAACTATAGATGGTTTTTCTCTATAA
- a CDS encoding alpha/beta hydrolase family protein produces the protein MENINLDLLNDFKYISGLQSNPKKDAFAYIVKNVNLDKNTYDTSLYIYKDKKNICLIEKQSFNFHGWLTDKSLLISKNDEKDKNITQFYNLTLGEGESKKIFSIPYPVNSIKKISDTKYILSIEKTLKKDEDFSVVIEQIPFFSNGASYTNYKRNQLFVYDSTTNELKKISEDVNFNVIDFDIDKNSMKVVYLGNIFENKMQLYSNVYEYDLEKNITTTLCCADISFNSCKYLKDSILLFGSDMKKFGINELEKVYYLDRKTHELNIEINEDIDYGNSTGSDARLGHNETVLVNYTDNSFYFVQTVENHTRLSLYSNKNITTILEFMGSIDGYVYIDNTLYTLSFVDGKIAEIYMGTNLEKITSFNDEVFKNRYISKANEVDFISNNAKIKGFVLLPQNYDKNKKYKAILDIHGGPMTVYSPIYYHEMQVLTSLGYIVMYTNPHGSSGRGNLFADIRGKYGSIDYEDLMNFVDAVIEKYSIDTENIGVTGGSYGGFMTNWIVTHTDRFKCAVTQRSISNWISMYGVSDIGYYFSDDQNKTKFNDENFFNVLWNHSPLKYIKSCKTPLLIIHSDCDYRCPIDQGYQMLTALLDMGIDAKMVVFKGENHELSRSGKPKARISRLQNMVDWFNKYLN, from the coding sequence ATGGAAAATATTAATTTAGACTTACTTAATGACTTTAAATATATTTCTGGTTTACAATCAAATCCTAAAAAAGATGCTTTTGCATATATAGTAAAAAATGTTAATTTAGATAAGAATACGTATGATACTAGCCTTTATATATATAAAGATAAGAAAAATATATGCTTAATTGAAAAGCAATCTTTTAATTTTCATGGTTGGCTAACCGACAAAAGTTTATTAATCTCAAAAAATGATGAAAAAGATAAAAATATCACACAATTCTATAACCTTACGCTAGGTGAAGGTGAATCTAAAAAGATATTTAGCATACCCTATCCAGTAAATAGTATTAAAAAAATATCAGATACAAAATATATTTTATCAATTGAAAAGACATTAAAAAAAGATGAAGATTTTAGTGTTGTTATAGAACAAATACCATTCTTTTCTAATGGTGCTTCTTATACTAACTACAAGAGAAACCAACTCTTTGTATATGATAGTACAACTAATGAATTAAAAAAAATTTCAGAAGATGTTAACTTTAATGTTATAGATTTTGATATTGATAAAAATAGTATGAAGGTTGTTTATCTTGGTAATATTTTTGAGAATAAAATGCAACTATACTCTAATGTATATGAATATGATTTAGAAAAAAATATAACTACAACTTTGTGTTGTGCAGATATATCATTTAATTCTTGTAAATATCTAAAAGACTCTATCCTTTTATTCGGTTCAGATATGAAAAAATTTGGTATAAATGAACTTGAAAAGGTATACTACTTAGATAGAAAAACACACGAACTTAATATTGAGATAAATGAAGATATAGACTATGGAAATTCAACTGGAAGTGATGCAAGACTAGGTCATAATGAAACTGTTCTTGTTAATTATACTGACAACAGCTTTTACTTTGTACAAACTGTAGAAAACCATACTAGGCTCTCTTTGTATTCAAATAAGAATATTACTACGATACTAGAATTTATGGGTTCTATTGATGGTTATGTGTATATAGACAACACACTTTATACACTATCTTTTGTAGATGGTAAAATAGCTGAAATATATATGGGAACTAATTTAGAAAAAATCACTTCATTTAATGATGAGGTCTTTAAAAATAGATATATTTCTAAGGCGAATGAAGTAGACTTTATTTCTAACAATGCTAAAATTAAAGGCTTTGTACTCTTGCCACAAAATTATGATAAAAACAAGAAGTATAAGGCAATATTAGATATACATGGTGGTCCAATGACAGTTTATTCACCTATTTACTATCATGAAATGCAAGTTTTAACTAGTCTTGGATACATTGTTATGTACACTAATCCTCATGGTTCATCAGGTCGTGGTAACTTATTTGCAGATATACGTGGAAAATATGGTTCTATTGACTATGAAGACCTTATGAACTTTGTAGATGCGGTTATAGAAAAGTATAGTATAGATACTGAGAATATAGGGGTTACTGGTGGCTCATATGGTGGATTTATGACAAATTGGATAGTAACTCATACAGATAGATTTAAATGTGCTGTAACACAAAGGTCTATTTCAAATTGGATATCTATGTATGGTGTAAGTGATATAGGGTATTACTTCAGCGACGATCAAAACAAGACAAAATTTAATGACGAAAACTTTTTCAATGTATTATGGAATCACTCGCCACTAAAATACATAAAGTCGTGCAAGACACCATTATTAATTATTCATTCTGACTGTGATTATAGATGCCCTATAGATCAAGGATACCAAATGTTAACGGCTCTACTTGATATGGGGATAGATGCTAAAATGGTCGTATTTAAAGGTGAAAACCATGAATTATCAAGAAGTGGTAAGCCTAAAGCTAGAATATCAAGACTACAAAATATGGTAGATTGGTTTAATAAATATTTAAATTAA
- a CDS encoding helix-turn-helix transcriptional regulator produces the protein MNYDLILKNRIKSARVEKKISQEQLAHIVGVSRQTICYIENGQFNPSAKLALLICRALDYKFEELFFI, from the coding sequence TTGAACTATGATTTGATTTTAAAAAATCGCATAAAGTCTGCTAGAGTTGAGAAAAAGATATCTCAAGAACAATTAGCTCATATTGTGGGTGTTTCACGACAAACTATTTGTTACATAGAAAATGGGCAATTTAATCCATCTGCTAAGCTAGCTTTATTAATCTGTAGAGCTTTAGATTACAAATTTGAAGAATTATTCTTTATTTGA
- a CDS encoding O-methyltransferase, which translates to MIENFLEASIYARELFIDDEEILSIKEKALDDNVPIITDEVLAYMIYMIKLLKPKNGLEIGTAVGYSTYYLSKYMKTTTIEIDEERYNIAKENLKGRNVDMYLGDALEVLPSIDQKFDFIFIDAAKGKYKDFFDLCYEKLSDNGLIFIDNLLFRGYVTGDEYPKRYKTIVRNLKEFVKYLRKYNFVLLPFGDGVGLVRKDEK; encoded by the coding sequence GTGATAGAGAATTTTTTAGAAGCTAGCATTTATGCAAGAGAGCTTTTTATTGACGATGAAGAAATACTAAGTATTAAAGAAAAAGCATTAGATGATAATGTCCCTATAATAACCGATGAGGTATTAGCGTACATGATATATATGATAAAGTTATTAAAACCTAAAAATGGGTTGGAAATAGGTACAGCAGTTGGTTATTCAACATACTATTTATCAAAATATATGAAGACAACAACAATAGAAATTGATGAAGAAAGATATAATATTGCAAAAGAAAACTTAAAAGGTAGAAATGTAGATATGTATCTAGGTGATGCCTTAGAAGTTTTACCTAGTATAGATCAAAAATTTGATTTCATTTTTATTGATGCTGCAAAAGGTAAGTATAAGGATTTTTTCGATCTTTGCTATGAGAAATTAAGCGATAATGGTCTCATATTTATAGATAACCTATTATTCAGAGGTTATGTAACAGGGGATGAGTATCCTAAGAGATATAAGACTATTGTTAGAAATTTAAAAGAATTTGTTAAATATTTAAGGAAATATAATTTTGTGCTATTACCATTTGGTGATGGTGTAGGATTAGTAAGAAAGGATGAGAAATGA
- the glmU gene encoding bifunctional UDP-N-acetylglucosamine diphosphorylase/glucosamine-1-phosphate N-acetyltransferase GlmU, whose product MLSIILAAGKGTRMKSSIPKVLHKVNGEKMLQKVINTTKDFGDVLLILGYKKEEIIKDFPEYDYVVQEEQFGTGHAIKIAKDKFKDSDLVLVTYGDGPLLSKYTIEKMKDKFIKNNLDCLLLTCKLDDPMGYGRIIKNDMGKVVDIIEEKEASEDIKKINEINVGVYLFKTKALLDVIDKIDNKNSKGEYYLTDAIKILNNLGYTSDSLLLKDKNEMIGINSKKDLALVSKILTLKKLDQLMEDGVNIIDPNNTYIEEDVVIGCDTTIYPNTIIKGKTIIGQNCTIFSSRIEDSTIKDNVKIDNSVIESSILEDEVSIGPFAHLRKGTVLNKKVHIGNFVEVKNSTLNEGVKSGHLTYLGDSVIGANTNIGAGTITCNYDGVNKNKTFIGKDAFIGSNSIFVAPVKVGDNVLTAAGSVITKNVDDNKIAFGRARQVIINKK is encoded by the coding sequence ATGTTATCAATAATTCTTGCAGCTGGAAAAGGTACTAGAATGAAATCTAGTATTCCTAAAGTATTGCATAAAGTTAATGGCGAAAAAATGTTACAAAAAGTTATTAATACAACTAAAGATTTTGGTGATGTTCTACTTATATTGGGTTATAAGAAAGAGGAGATTATAAAAGATTTTCCAGAATATGACTACGTTGTTCAAGAAGAACAATTCGGAACTGGTCATGCTATAAAAATAGCAAAAGACAAATTCAAAGATTCAGACTTAGTTCTAGTAACTTATGGTGATGGTCCCTTATTATCAAAGTACACAATAGAAAAAATGAAAGATAAATTTATAAAAAATAATCTTGATTGTTTACTTTTAACTTGTAAATTAGATGACCCTATGGGTTATGGTAGAATAATAAAAAATGATATGGGCAAGGTCGTTGACATAATAGAAGAGAAAGAAGCAAGCGAAGATATTAAAAAAATTAATGAAATTAATGTAGGTGTTTACTTATTTAAAACTAAGGCACTACTTGATGTTATTGATAAAATTGATAATAAAAATAGCAAGGGCGAATATTACTTAACTGATGCTATAAAAATATTAAACAATTTAGGTTATACATCTGATAGCTTATTACTTAAAGATAAAAATGAAATGATAGGAATTAATTCTAAAAAAGACTTAGCTCTTGTATCAAAGATATTAACCTTAAAAAAATTAGATCAATTAATGGAAGATGGTGTTAATATCATAGATCCTAATAATACTTACATAGAAGAAGATGTAGTTATTGGATGTGATACTACTATTTACCCAAATACAATAATAAAAGGAAAAACTATTATAGGGCAAAACTGTACAATATTTTCATCAAGAATTGAAGATAGTACAATAAAAGATAATGTTAAAATTGATAATAGCGTCATTGAAAGCTCTATTTTAGAAGACGAAGTTTCAATAGGTCCTTTTGCACACTTAAGAAAAGGAACTGTTCTTAATAAGAAGGTGCATATAGGAAACTTTGTTGAAGTTAAAAACTCAACACTTAATGAAGGTGTAAAATCTGGACACTTAACATATTTAGGAGACTCTGTTATAGGAGCAAATACTAATATAGGTGCTGGAACTATTACATGTAACTATGATGGTGTTAATAAGAATAAGACCTTCATAGGAAAAGATGCATTTATTGGAAGTAATTCAATATTTGTAGCACCTGTAAAAGTTGGAGATAATGTTCTAACTGCAGCAGGTAGTGTAATTACAAAAAATGTAGATGATAATAAAATAGCATTTGGTCGTGCAAGACAAGTTATAATTAATAAAAAATAG